GGTTGGATGCGAATACGATACGCGGCGGCTGGTTCGCATGAGCCTTGAGAAGGTGGGCGATACGATTCAGGGAGCGGCTTATCCGTTCAGCTACGATCAACCGCCGACCGGCCCGGCGATGTTGGGTCCCATTTCCGCAGCGGTCTCGCCCGACGGAGCGTTGGTGATCGGCAATATCCGCGACAGCGGTTGGGGAGCGGGTCAGAACACGGGAAGCGTCGTGCGGATGGAGCTCGTCGAATCGGAACTGCCCGCGGGGATCCGAGAAGTGCGAGCGACACCAACAGGGTTTATCGTCGAGTTTACCGGGGAGGTCGCTGCGAATGCGGCAGCCGATTCGGACAACTACGCAGTCCAATCCTACACGCGAGAATCGACGCCCGCGTACGGTGGCGACGACAAAAACAACCGCTCCGAAACCGTGGCCTCGGTCGTTTACGATCCGGACAAGCGAACCGCAGTCATCGAACTGGCCAATCCGCTGCGTCCCGATTACGTCTACGAATTCAATCTGAAGTCGATGGCAAAGTCAGACTCAGCGGCCTTCTTCCCCGACCGCGCGTTCTACACGCTGCGAACCGTTCCGAAATAGGATCGGTCGCATGTTTTGACTCCGGAGGAGTTCCCGTCGGTAGCTCGGGGCGTCAGCCCCGAGACCTTTCGATCAGTTTGTTTGCCATTCGATTCGGCGAACCTTGCCGCCGAGGCTCTTCTTCACCAGGGCGTCGCGGGCGGTTTGGTCGAGCTTGGGAGCGCCGCGGAGGTAGGTGTCCAGAATTCGCGGGACAATGATTTGCAACGCACGGGTGACGTCGGTGTCGGTCCGCATCAGCTTGCGGGGGCCGCCGGTGGGATCGGAAAAGCTGAAGTGAGTCGCATCGTAGAACCAGATCAGATGTTTGTCCTTTGAAGGCATCAGCTTAAAAAAGTCACGGTGCCCGTTCCCTTGAATGTCGCGTGTTCCGGAGATCCCAACAAACGGAACCTCGACTTCGGCGAAGCTGTTTCGGTCGAAGAAGTTTCCGTTGGAACTCTGCGGACTCATGGCGATCCCCAGTCCGATGCGAGGTTCGGAAAGGTCCTCGTCGATGCCAACCGGTTTGACTCCACAGCTGACCATCGCGGTGTAGGCACCGTAAGAATGTCCTAGGATCGCGATCTTCGATAAGTCGATGCGATCTCGGATTCTGGCGTCCGAACTGTTGAGTCGCTCGGCGAGATCGATCGCGAACCGTACGTCGAGCGGTCGATTCTTTCTCGCCGTCATGTCATCGCCGCATTCCAAAAGAGCTTCTTTGAAGCCAAGCTTTAGGGTTCGCATACGACGGCGGATGTCGTCGGTGTTGCTGGTGACGTGCTCCAGGCAGATCACAACATAGTCTTGTTTCGCCATTTCGGCGGCCAAGGCGTACAAACCATGACGACTGCCCGCCCCGCCGTGGGAAACCAGTACCAGCGGCTGAGCCTCGCGGCTCTTCGGCAGATGAATCGCCAACGGGACATTGCGTTGGCGGGTTTCATCAAAATTCCTCGGCAGGTCGATGACCGCTTCTTGAGCGACGGCAAATCCAGCGGTTGCAAACAAGGTGGCGAGTAAAGTGGTTCGAAAGACCGAGGGGATCATCGGTTTCATCATGATTCGTTCCAATCGAGTATAGTCGTCGTTCAAACGGTTGGTGGTACCCGGGCGTTGCAGGTCCTGCATTTTCTGTGCAGCCGATCCGATGTCGCTAGCTCAGGCTTGCACGTATGCGAAGCTGCAAGCGATTGTTCCGTTGGGATTGGTTGGGGAGAAATAGCTTTGCGTTCAGTTGGTGGCGTTGGCTGAGAGCGGTTGATGGTATCCGTTGTCCGGATAGGTTCGGCTGTTTAACGCGGTTCCCAGACCATCCCATTCAGGGCTGGGCTGCATGTATGCCGCGTCAGCCTCTTCGGCCACCACCGTTGCATCGGTCTCTACTTTGCCGCGTGCCGTCTTGCGATGGACCTGCGGGCATGACGTGATTAGGCAATTGCGGAGCGTGATCGGTTGGTTCGCCTTGTCGTCGGTCTGCACGGCGGCGGTTCGCATGGCATGGAAAGTCGAACGGTCGACCGAGATCGGACCGCCGTTGCACCAGAGGCCACACGTTGCCCAGCCGGAAAAGCAATTTTTCAGCGTGCCGGACTTCCAGATCCGGATGTTGCGCGAGTTGCGAAGAGCCACGCAATCGACAAGCTGGACGCCATCGACCTTCAGGTCGAACCCGCCGTCCTGGTTGCGGATGGCTCGGCAGCGCGTGAAGCGGACGTCCGACGTATTCCCTTCGACCACAAAGCCGTCACCATTTTTGTAACGCTTCTTCTGCAGCGGCATCAGGTTGTTCTGCGCCAGGCAGTCTTCAAACACAAACTGTGAGTTGGGGGCGCCGCCGTTGTTGACGATAAAGCCAAATGGAAACAGCTCCGTCTTCGTCTCCCAGTCGGCGTCCCCTTCGGAGCAATCGGCCGTGCAATGACGTAGGGTCACGCGGTTGCAACCTTGTTCAAATCGGAACCCATGTTTGGTGTAGCGGCGAAGGTCGCAGCCTTGCAGTCGCAGGTCGTCGCAATCGGAGAGGTAGAAGCCGTGCCGAAACCGCCGCATGTCGACATCGTTGAAGACCAGGTGCGGACAGTTCGCTCCCTCCTTCCCGGCAGAGACCAAGATGCAGTTTTTGTAGTTCTCGATCCGCAGCCCCTCGAGAACCAGATACCCGGCTCCTGGTTTGATCTGCACCGCTGTGGCTCCCTTGTCGGGTTTATCCTCCGACCATGTCGATGCAAAGACCGGCAGGCCCGCTCCACGATCGACGCCCGCGATCGTCTTGGGTGATCCCTCGGCGCCTCCTTGAGTGATCGTCAGTCGAGCGTCCTTGTAGACGCCGCCTCCCAAAAGCAACCGATCGCCCGGCATCATCGTTTTGTTGACGACGTCCGAGAGGGCCTGCTGGTCCAGGGCGTGTTCCCAGGTGGAGCCATCCTTGCGTCCGGCTCCTTGCACAGTGAGGTGGAAATCGGCGGCATCGACGAGACACGGCAGGCAATGGCTTGCGATCAGGATCCAGGTCGCGTAGAGGGTCGTCGAGAATTTGGTGGTCCGCTTCATTTCAATTTCCGTTGGGGGTACGGGAACGCCAGCAATCGTCACTGCGGAACATGGCGTGGTGCGTCGAAGAGCAAATGGATCGTTGAGTGCGAGTTTATTCGCTTCGCAGGATCTTTTCCATCTTCCGGCCTTTGGCGAGTTCGTCGACCAATTTGTCCATGTAACGGACTTTCTGCGTCAGTGTGTTCTCGATCTCTTCGATGCGATACCCGCAGATGACTCCGGTAATCAGGTGCGCATTAGGATTCAGTTTGGCCCGCTGGAAGAACTGTTCGAATGTCGTGTTGTCGTCGATCTGTTTCTGCAACGCCTTGTCATCGAATCCGGTCAGCCAGCGGATCACTTGATGTAATTCCTCGCGACTGCGTCCCTTCTTCTCCACCTTCGTAAGATAGTGCGGGTAGACCGACGCAAAGGTCAGCTTCGCCATCCGATTGTCATGGTCGCTGGTGGTGCTCATTCTGGGACACTCTTCCAAATCGTGGCGTTGCTAGATTCCCTCAACCGATTTGCTGGCAGGCATCTCTTGCTGTATCAATCCTGTCTGCTGCAGGAGGCACCAAATTGCTGGAATTGCCCGTCCACGCCGAGAAGATGCATCTGAAAGGCTAAGCATTGAATGCCTCTTCCAAATCGGTATCCCCCTCTTCGTCGTCTTCGCCATCATTGAATGCGTAGGGCGTGCCGAGCAGGCTTATTTCATCGTGTCTCTGTTTGAACGAGTCAAGGTTAGCATAGAGTTCCTTGAGCTCGTCAATACAGTTCAACATTCTGTCAGGAGACATGAAGCATTCGAAATAGTCTTGTATAAGTCCGGGGTCAAAATCCAGGGGGGGGATTTTGCGCAAGTAGTTTAGCGTGCTGTTTTCGTCGGATGTATTCACGAGGTATACAATTAGCTCACGCCAAAGTGCCTCTTCCTCGGTGAAGTCGTACTGTCGGTGGATGAAGATTTTGGAAGCCCGTGAGTCATTCCGGATTTCATAAGTGAAAATGTTGTGTCGGCTGGCTTCTTCGTGAATTACCGTGTATAGCTGCTCGCACAGATTACCTACCGTTCTTCCGAGGAAGCGTTTCAGCTGAGCGGTGTTTCTTTGGACAGAAAAATCGGATTCATCCGTTAGTTGCAAACTAAGGTGTTTTTCGAAAAAACGGCACAGTGCTGCTTTCTCTTTAGTTGAATCCGTAGTCGTTGCTAGAACATACCGATCGTATCGATACGTTTTGTAAAACGTTCCCAATAAGGCGAGTATGTCATTTTGGGCTGGTTTGAATTTAATATCGCGGGTTTTTGTAAGCCGTGTCGCAAGTGCCTGGTGGCTATGAGTGATTAGACCTTTTTCGAATTCTGTTTGGCTTACTTGGTCATCATGCTCTGACATTATGATGGCGATTTTGAGTAATCGTTCGATGCCAACAGATAGGTTGTAGAGCGTGTCGAAAATTTCGTCAAAATGGTACAAGGTTTGCATTTCGTGAAAACATCGAAGGCCGTTGTAAATAAATCGCCCAGAGATGTTTAATTCTTCGCAAAGCTTAAAGTTTTTCCAAAAGTCTTGTGTGTTCACGTTGGCTCGGGGGCTGCGTGTAAGCAGGGGGCCTGCGTTTCTGATGCCAGTGCGATCGTGTGAGACGGTATGGTTGTGGCTTTTAAAATTAGAGGGATGGCTGATTCTCAGCCATCAACGAGTGGGGTGCAAGCAGTTTGCCGAACTTGGGTGCCGAGACGCATGTGTTTCGCCTTGAGGCCGTCTGGTTGAGTTGGATGAAACTAGACGTTGCTCCAAAGAGATAATGTTGAAGTGGACGGCGATTGCTGGCGTGGCGACAGCATAGGGACTAGGCGGTACTCTGCCATACATCAGGGATGCGCCCGTTTTCTGTGCTGGGGATGATGAAGGTTAGTGTAAACCAGTTAAACGCAGCCTTCACATACTGGGTATCGGCCGAGAGTTGGGCTGTTGCTGGTGGGAGCCCTGCCCTGGATCTGCTGTGCAAAACGAAATGTTTCCAAGTTTGTTGAGGCTGCGACGAATTCTTTGTAGAAAAGTATCTTCCCTCAAGCCGGAGTGCTACCGATGTTTGGAATTGTCGTCTTGGAAATCATCATTATCGCGGCGGTTGGTTTCGCCGGAATTGCCATACCGTTCTGCATCGTTTGCACGGCAGTGCGTTTGGGGAACCGCGATTCCAGAAAGCGTGACTGACCGCGTTGGAACAGATGGGAACCGTCTGCGTCTCCGTCGAAACGGGAGCAGGCAATATCGTCGGGGTGACCGCGAGCTGCGGTGTTCGTCTCGGCTGCTTGTGTCGGGGTAACCGTTTGGTAGGGAAAGGCGAGGGCTCGTCGCCCGCCAGGAACCTGAGGCCGATTAGACCGCGACGGTGCTTTGGATTCCGCGGCAGGCTTTTTTGATCGCGTCGGCGTCCAGCGAGAGATCGTGCAGCAGTTCCTCCCGTTCGCCGTGCTCGACGAACATGTCAGGGATTCCCAGTCGCGTGATGCCTCGGGTGTCCAGGTGCATGTCGTTAGCCGCTTCCAAGAAGGCCGAACCGAAGCCGCCTTGCAACGCACCCTCTTCGAGCGTGATCACATGTCCGCAGCTCTCGATCACCTCGGCGACCATCTCGCGATCGATCGGCTTGGCGAATCGGGCGTTGACCACGGTCACACTCATTTCCGATTCCAATTGCTTGGCCGCTTCTAAGGCTTGATCCAAGAGCGCTCCGAAGGAGACGATCGCCACGTCGGTGCCGCGTTGGATATATTCCGCTTTGCCGGTTTCGATCGGGTCGGGTTTGCGCTGCATGTGCAGTGCCGAGCACTTTGGATAGCGGATCGATGTCGCGACATCCGACTGGAGCGCGTAGTCGAGCATTGGGGCAAGTTCTTCCGAGTAGCCTGGCGCCATGACGGTCAGGTTCGGGAAGACGCGCATGTATCCAATATCGAACAGGCCGTGGTGTGTTGGGCCGTCGGGACCGGTCAGCCCCGCGCGGTCCAGCATGAATACGACCGGCAGCTTTTGCAGGCAGGCTTCCTGGAAGATCTGGTCGTAGCTGCGTTGAAGGAAGGTGCTGTAGATGTCGACGATCGGTCGCATGCCCGCTTTGCATTGTCCGGCGGCGAAGGCGACCGCATGCGATTCGCAGATTCCGACATCGAAAAAGCGATCGGGGAACTGCTCGCGAACTGGTTCCAATTTGTTGCCTTGGCACATCGCCGCGGTCATCACCGTCACGCGCTCGTCACGCTGCATCGCATCGCGGATCGCATCGCGAGCAAAATTGGTGTAGGCCGGTTGGCTGGAACCGCTAGCCGGGACCGGCTTGCCCCCTTCGTCGACAAACTTCGGAGGGGTGTGGAAGTAGACGGGATCCTGTTCGGCGGGGACATAACCGCGTCCCTTTTCGGTCACGACGTGCAACAGCACGGGGCCGCTGAGATCCTTGACCATCGCCAGGTATTTTTTCAGCAGGCCGATGTCGTGACCATCGATTGGACCGACGTAGCGGAAGCCGAGCTCTTCGAACATCATGCCGCCGAGCACGCCCGCTTTGACACCTTCCTTCATCTGAGCCAGCAGGCGTTCGGTCGGATCACCGAAAACGGGGACGTGGTTCAGGACCCGCGCCACCTCTTGCTTGAGGCCGGTGTAGAAGGGATTGCCGCGGAGTCGATCGAGGTAGCGGGCGACGCCGCCGACGCGCGGGCAGATCGACATCTCGTTGTCGTTGAGGATCATCAACAGATCCTTGTTCAGTTCGCCCGCGTTGTTCATCGCTTCGAAAACGATGCCGCTGGGGAACGCGCCGTCGCCGATCACGGCAACGCTCTTGCGATGCGATTGCCCCGCCAGGTCGTCGCCGCTGGCTAGGCCAAGGGCCGTGCTGACGCTACACCCGGCGTGCCCGGTCATGAACAGATCGTAGGGGCTCTCGTGCGGGTTGGGGTAACCCATCAGGCCACCTTTGGTGCGAATCGTCTTGAATTCGCTGTACCGTCCGGTGATCAATTTGTGCGGGTAGATTTGATGGCCGGTATCCCAGATCAAGCGATCGCTGCGGAAATCAAACACGCTGTGCAGAGCGATGCAGAGTTCGACGACGCCCAGGTTCGATGCGAAGTGAGCGGTGCGAGTGGCCAGCAGATTGCACAAGACATCGCGGATCTCATCGGCCAATTGGTCGAGTTGTTTGACCGAGTAGTCTTTGAGCGGTTCGGCGGAATCAAGCTGTGCGAGTAGTTCGTGCATCGTTAGCGGCTCCTTTGCAATACATAGTCAGCTAGCTGGGATAACCGTTGGCCGGTGCCGCGGAATAACTCCGCGTGCTGTTTGGCCGCAGTGACCAGTTCGCTGGCTTTGCTTCGGCTGGCGTCAACGCCGATAAATCCTGGGAATGTCAATTTGCCACGAGCGGCATCTTTGCCGCTCTGTTTGCCCATTTCGTCGCCGTCGCCTTCCCAGTCGAGGAGGTCGTCAACAATCTGGAACGCCAGGCCCAAGTCTCTAGCATAGTCCGTCAACGACGCGATTTGCGATTTTTGAGCCCCTACACTAATTGCACCCAATTGTAGTGAACATGTGAAGAGGGCTCCCGTCTTTCTGCGGTGAATCGCTTCGAGCCAGGCGAGGTTATGCCGCTCGTTTCGGTTTTCCGCAAGCAGATCGTCGGTTTGCCCGCCGACCATCCCCGATCGGCCCGCTGATTTTGCGAGCACTTCGCAGGCGCGGACCGCTCGCTCCGGCTGAGGGATCCCAGTCGCTAGCGTCTCAAAGGCTGCCGTTAGCAACGCGTCGCCGGCCAGGATCGCGGTCGCTTCGTCGAATTGCTTATGGCAGGTAGGCCGCCCACGACGCAGATCGTCGTCGTCCATCGCCGGCAGGTCGTCGTGGATCAAGGAATAAGCGTGGACCATCTCGATCGCCACCGCAGCGGCGATCGCTTCGCTGCGCTCTCCGCCACACGCCTCAGCTGCCATCAGGACCAGGGCTGGTCGCAACCGCTTACCGGGGCTCATCAGGCTGTAACGCATCGCTTCGTTTAGCTCGGGAGGGCAGCCCTCTTGGGGAGCTAGGGCTGCGTCGAGCGCCGCATCGATTTCGGGGACCAAGTCGGCTAGCGGATTTTTTGCGGGCGATGCGGGATTCGACATGTTGGGATCAAAACAATGGTTGGTTCGGCGAGGCGACTTCGGCTTGCTGGTATCTCAATCAGTAGGTTCGAATGTTTGACGATGGGCTTTGAACAATGGTCGCCTTTCGCTCCGCGAAAGTGCGTTTGCTGATCGCACTTTCGCGGAGCGAAAGGCGACAAACCTAATCGTTCAAAACCTCGGTGCTAAAAAAGGTTGGCATTGTCGTCGGTTGATTTCTTGGTTGCTGCGGCGCCGCGTCGACGGCCGCGCCCTTGTTGCTTCTCTTCGAGCGTCATGTCCGATTCGTGGAACGGTTCGGTGATCGGGTTGCCCTCTTTATCGAAGCCGGTCAATCGCTCGATCCGCCGTTCAAAGCTGTTCAGCAGTTCTTGGCAATGTCGGATCGTTCGGACGCCGACTTCGTAGGCTTGCAGCGATTCTTCGAGCGTCAGGCTGCCGCTCTCCAAATCGCGGACGATCTGTTGGGTCTTCGACAGCCCCTCTTCGAATTGCAGCGGCGGTGTGTCGTCGTTGTTGTTATCGGAGGCGGTTTCGCTGGTCTTGGTTCGAGCCGACTTTTTCTTCATGACGCTGCGTTGGGTAGGCTTCGCTTGGAGGTCCGGCGGGCAAGGATGCGGTTTCCTGTTGCCGTCGTGACTATTGGGGAGAGTCGTTTCGTTTTACACCGACCGATTATTTAAAGTCGGCGAGGTCGCGATCGTACAGACGATAGGTCTTGGTGATCTGAGCTCCGCCCCGTTCGATCGAGGCACGCGACAGTTGATTGCTCTCGAGCACCCAAGAGAGTTCGCCTTCGGTCAGCCCAAATTTTAAGGCGTCGGGCAAGATCCGGTAGATCGTGACAACGCCAAGTCCCCAGCGTTGGTATTCGGGCAAGACGTTGGTGCTGAGCAAGCGGGCGCGTTTCAGGTGGCGTCGCCCCAACAGCAGCCGCAGCCAGCCGAAGGGGAACAGTTTGCCATCGATCTTTTTAATCAGCGGGTTGTAATCGAGCAGGCCAAAGCAGGCTCCGATCGGTTTGCCTTTGATCGATGCGATGCTGGTCATCTCGGGCGTCACCAGCATCCGCAGCTGCTTGCTCTGGTGGTCGATCTCCGCTTCGGACAACGGGACGTAACCCCAGGTGTTGACGAGCGATTTATTGTAGATATCCAAGAACAAGCGGACATCGCTCATGAAGTTCTTGCGGCTCAGCGGACGCGTTTCGACTTCGAATCGACGCGCGACCTCTTCGACAACAAATTTTAGTTTGGGGTCGATGTTGTCGAGCATCGAAAGCTCGACATCGTAAGCATAGAGATCCTCTACTTTGGCGAGCCCAAACGATTCAACCATCGCCGGATAATAGGGCCGGTTGTAGGTCATCATAAATGTAGGAGGGCAATCGAAGCCATCGATCAGCAATCCACATTCGTAGTTTAACGAGGGGTTCACCGGGCCGCGCATCGCGTCCATTCCCTTATCGGCCAACCATTTCGCGGCGGCTTCGAACAGGCCGGTCGCCGCCTCTTGATCGTCTTCGCATTCGAAGAATCCGAAGAATCCGCGCTGCTCGTCGAATTGACGATTGTGGGCGTGATTTACCAACGCTGCGATGCGGCCGACGACCTTGTCACCGCGAGCGGCCAGAAAGGTTTGAATCTCCGCATCTTGGTAGAATGGATGTGGCTTGAAATTCACCATCTCGCGTTGGTGCGAGCGGATCGGCGGGATCCAATTCTCATCACCTCTATAGATTTGCCAAGGGAGAGATAGGAATTGCTTTTGGTCTTTGCTCGATTGAACCGGCCAGATTTTCAATGTTTCAGTCATTATTTTGCGATGTATGTTTACAGGCAAACGTTAGGGGGTGCCACGTGGAGAGTGGCAGGTTGTTCCCTATCGATCAGTGGCAACATACTGGTTGTTGAAGGGCATGAACGAATCTGTATTGGTGACTGGGGCGGCTGGTTTTATCGGATCGCATCTCGTCGCAGATCTGGTGAAGCAAGGCCGACCCGTTCGGTGTCTCGTCCGGAAGACGTCGAATCGAAAGTGGTTGGATGGCTTGGAAGTCGAAATGGTCGAAGCCGATTTGGCCGACGAAGCCCAGGTTACAAAAGCTTTGGAAAACGTTGGCACCGTCTATCATCTCGCCGGGGCGGTTGCAGGCACACGCCAGCAACTCCAGCACGCTAATGTAACGTGTACCCGAGGTTTGTTGCAGGGCTGTGCAAAAATGCCGAATCCGGTGCGAGTGGTTCATGTCAGCTCGTTGGCTGCCGCAGGCCCTTCGACGCGGCAGCGTCCGCGCCGCGCCACCGATCCGTGCCAGCCGGTCTCTCAGTACGGCCACAGCAAGTTGGCTGGCGAGCAGGTGGCGCTGGAGTTCGCCGATCGGTTGCCGATCACGATCGTTCGCCCCGGAGCTGTCTTTGGCCCTCGCGACAGCGAGTTCGCTCGGCTGTTTCGGTTGATTCGATCGCTCCGGTGCAATGTTTTGCTTGGTAGTCACGACCCGCCCGTTGGGATGGTGCACGTAGCCGATCTGGTGAAGCTGTTGGTCGAAGCGGAGATGCAGGGAACCTGTTTGCAATCCTTGGCCGGACCGATGAATTCGTATTCGGTCGACGACGGTGTCTACTTTGCCTCCGATCCGAAGCCGTTGTCGTTTCGCGAACTGGGCTTGAAGGTCCGTGGCATGTTGCATCGTCCTCATGCTTGGACGATACCGTTGCCCGTCACCGCAGTCCGACCATTTGCGTTGATGACTCAGGTGGTCGCTCAATTGAAGGACCAACGGATCGTTTTTAATTTGGACAAGTTGCGCGAAGGGGCTCAGGACGCTTGGACCTGCGAGGTCAAACGCGAGTTTGCCGAGCTGAATTGGCGGCCGCGGCGATCGATCGACGAACGATTCCGCGAAACGATCCAATGGTACTTCGACAACCATTGGCTATGATGTGCGGATAACCCCCAGGGCTGTTAAGTGTTTGTGCTTAGGCGAATTAGCGCGGCGTTCTTCAAGGGAACCGAACGCTAACGGCTTGTCGGTTTAGTCACAACGAGCTTCCTTGCATTAGCCGTTTGGGCGTTAGCCCCGGTTTAGTGGCAGCGGAACTGGGGCTAACGCCCAATCGGCTGATTAAACCGAAAAGCTGCTAACGCGTGCCGGCTGATACCTCAATTTGAAACAGTGATTGGCCCTAGGATTACGCCCCGTCGTCCTCTCGATTGCATCTGAAAATGCCACTGACCATCACCAGCCGTTCGAATCCTCGTTACCGCGGATGGGTCCAATTGCGATCGCGGCGGGCGAGGAAGCGGAGCGGTGAGTTTTTGATCGACGGGCCGCGCGATTCGCTTCGCGCGATCCAGTCGGGGATTTTGCCGCGCGAGATCCTGTGTTCGGCCGACTGCGATCTGGATGCTGTTGCTGCCGAATCGGAGCTGGGGCAAGTGATTGCGTGGGCTCAGGCTAACGACGCGCTGACCCTGGTCGCCTCCGCTCTGTTCCCCGCGGTCTGCTATGGCCAACGCGATTCGCATGTCGTCGCGGTCGCATCGGCGGCCAGTTCGGCCCCTCTGGAGACGCTTTCGGTTCCGCAGACGCCACTGATTGTGATTCTCGATGGGATCGAGAAGCCGGGGAACGTGGGAGCGATCTACCGGACAGCCGATGCGGTTGGAGCCGACGCGGTGCTGTTGACCGGCACCACGACCGATCGATTTAATCCCAACGCGATCCGGTCGAGCGCGGGGACCGTGTTTGCGATGCCGACCGCGATTGGCGATCACGATGCGGTTGCGAGTTGGTTGGCGGATCGAAAGATCAAAGTCGCGTTGGCTCGCGTCGATGGCGAGTGTTCCTATTGGGATCTTCCGCTGACCGAAGCGATAGCGATCGTCTTTGGCAACGAGGCTGAGGGTTTGGGGACACAGTGGGAGCGGGCGCCGCACGAGGCGTTTCGGATCCCGATGGCGGGGATCGCCGACAGTCTAAACGTGTCGGTGAGTGCGGCGGTTGTCCTCTTTGAAGCGAAGCGGCAGC
Above is a genomic segment from Rosistilla ulvae containing:
- a CDS encoding alpha/beta hydrolase family protein, giving the protein MMKPMIPSVFRTTLLATLFATAGFAVAQEAVIDLPRNFDETRQRNVPLAIHLPKSREAQPLVLVSHGGAGSRHGLYALAAEMAKQDYVVICLEHVTSNTDDIRRRMRTLKLGFKEALLECGDDMTARKNRPLDVRFAIDLAERLNSSDARIRDRIDLSKIAILGHSYGAYTAMVSCGVKPVGIDEDLSEPRIGLGIAMSPQSSNGNFFDRNSFAEVEVPFVGISGTRDIQGNGHRDFFKLMPSKDKHLIWFYDATHFSFSDPTGGPRKLMRTDTDVTRALQIIVPRILDTYLRGAPKLDQTARDALVKKSLGGKVRRIEWQTN
- a CDS encoding right-handed parallel beta-helix repeat-containing protein, giving the protein MKRTTKFSTTLYATWILIASHCLPCLVDAADFHLTVQGAGRKDGSTWEHALDQQALSDVVNKTMMPGDRLLLGGGVYKDARLTITQGGAEGSPKTIAGVDRGAGLPVFASTWSEDKPDKGATAVQIKPGAGYLVLEGLRIENYKNCILVSAGKEGANCPHLVFNDVDMRRFRHGFYLSDCDDLRLQGCDLRRYTKHGFRFEQGCNRVTLRHCTADCSEGDADWETKTELFPFGFIVNNGGAPNSQFVFEDCLAQNNLMPLQKKRYKNGDGFVVEGNTSDVRFTRCRAIRNQDGGFDLKVDGVQLVDCVALRNSRNIRIWKSGTLKNCFSGWATCGLWCNGGPISVDRSTFHAMRTAAVQTDDKANQPITLRNCLITSCPQVHRKTARGKVETDATVVAEEADAAYMQPSPEWDGLGTALNSRTYPDNGYHQPLSANATN
- a CDS encoding DUF2200 domain-containing protein, whose protein sequence is MSTTSDHDNRMAKLTFASVYPHYLTKVEKKGRSREELHQVIRWLTGFDDKALQKQIDDNTTFEQFFQRAKLNPNAHLITGVICGYRIEEIENTLTQKVRYMDKLVDELAKGRKMEKILRSE
- the dxs gene encoding 1-deoxy-D-xylulose-5-phosphate synthase — protein: MHELLAQLDSAEPLKDYSVKQLDQLADEIRDVLCNLLATRTAHFASNLGVVELCIALHSVFDFRSDRLIWDTGHQIYPHKLITGRYSEFKTIRTKGGLMGYPNPHESPYDLFMTGHAGCSVSTALGLASGDDLAGQSHRKSVAVIGDGAFPSGIVFEAMNNAGELNKDLLMILNDNEMSICPRVGGVARYLDRLRGNPFYTGLKQEVARVLNHVPVFGDPTERLLAQMKEGVKAGVLGGMMFEELGFRYVGPIDGHDIGLLKKYLAMVKDLSGPVLLHVVTEKGRGYVPAEQDPVYFHTPPKFVDEGGKPVPASGSSQPAYTNFARDAIRDAMQRDERVTVMTAAMCQGNKLEPVREQFPDRFFDVGICESHAVAFAAGQCKAGMRPIVDIYSTFLQRSYDQIFQEACLQKLPVVFMLDRAGLTGPDGPTHHGLFDIGYMRVFPNLTVMAPGYSEELAPMLDYALQSDVATSIRYPKCSALHMQRKPDPIETGKAEYIQRGTDVAIVSFGALLDQALEAAKQLESEMSVTVVNARFAKPIDREMVAEVIESCGHVITLEEGALQGGFGSAFLEAANDMHLDTRGITRLGIPDMFVEHGEREELLHDLSLDADAIKKACRGIQSTVAV
- a CDS encoding polyprenyl synthetase family protein → MSNPASPAKNPLADLVPEIDAALDAALAPQEGCPPELNEAMRYSLMSPGKRLRPALVLMAAEACGGERSEAIAAAVAIEMVHAYSLIHDDLPAMDDDDLRRGRPTCHKQFDEATAILAGDALLTAAFETLATGIPQPERAVRACEVLAKSAGRSGMVGGQTDDLLAENRNERHNLAWLEAIHRRKTGALFTCSLQLGAISVGAQKSQIASLTDYARDLGLAFQIVDDLLDWEGDGDEMGKQSGKDAARGKLTFPGFIGVDASRSKASELVTAAKQHAELFRGTGQRLSQLADYVLQRSR
- the xseB gene encoding exodeoxyribonuclease VII small subunit gives rise to the protein MKKKSARTKTSETASDNNNDDTPPLQFEEGLSKTQQIVRDLESGSLTLEESLQAYEVGVRTIRHCQELLNSFERRIERLTGFDKEGNPITEPFHESDMTLEEKQQGRGRRRGAAATKKSTDDNANLF
- a CDS encoding N-acetyltransferase, which produces MTETLKIWPVQSSKDQKQFLSLPWQIYRGDENWIPPIRSHQREMVNFKPHPFYQDAEIQTFLAARGDKVVGRIAALVNHAHNRQFDEQRGFFGFFECEDDQEAATGLFEAAAKWLADKGMDAMRGPVNPSLNYECGLLIDGFDCPPTFMMTYNRPYYPAMVESFGLAKVEDLYAYDVELSMLDNIDPKLKFVVEEVARRFEVETRPLSRKNFMSDVRLFLDIYNKSLVNTWGYVPLSEAEIDHQSKQLRMLVTPEMTSIASIKGKPIGACFGLLDYNPLIKKIDGKLFPFGWLRLLLGRRHLKRARLLSTNVLPEYQRWGLGVVTIYRILPDALKFGLTEGELSWVLESNQLSRASIERGGAQITKTYRLYDRDLADFK
- a CDS encoding NAD-dependent epimerase/dehydratase family protein, producing MNESVLVTGAAGFIGSHLVADLVKQGRPVRCLVRKTSNRKWLDGLEVEMVEADLADEAQVTKALENVGTVYHLAGAVAGTRQQLQHANVTCTRGLLQGCAKMPNPVRVVHVSSLAAAGPSTRQRPRRATDPCQPVSQYGHSKLAGEQVALEFADRLPITIVRPGAVFGPRDSEFARLFRLIRSLRCNVLLGSHDPPVGMVHVADLVKLLVEAEMQGTCLQSLAGPMNSYSVDDGVYFASDPKPLSFRELGLKVRGMLHRPHAWTIPLPVTAVRPFALMTQVVAQLKDQRIVFNLDKLREGAQDAWTCEVKREFAELNWRPRRSIDERFRETIQWYFDNHWL
- a CDS encoding TrmH family RNA methyltransferase, producing MPLTITSRSNPRYRGWVQLRSRRARKRSGEFLIDGPRDSLRAIQSGILPREILCSADCDLDAVAAESELGQVIAWAQANDALTLVASALFPAVCYGQRDSHVVAVASAASSAPLETLSVPQTPLIVILDGIEKPGNVGAIYRTADAVGADAVLLTGTTTDRFNPNAIRSSAGTVFAMPTAIGDHDAVASWLADRKIKVALARVDGECSYWDLPLTEAIAIVFGNEAEGLGTQWERAPHEAFRIPMAGIADSLNVSVSAAVVLFEAKRQRLSNA